The sequence AAGGATTTTATATGAATGAAAGGTTGGGGTTCACAGGCGAACTATCTACAACTGCAATGGGAATTATGCCTCATGAAGGTGTGGATGAGGCATTGAAACTTGCCCTTACGATGGACATACCTTTCTGGCCCCAGCTTCCAAGACTTTCCTTCTATGAAGATATGTACGTACAGGCTATGGAAAATTTTCCCGGTGTTATAATAGATGAGAAACATATGAAAATTTTTGTTGATACAAATAAATTTATCGAAGAGATACCCCAATATCTTGAAAAGGAAGACAATATTGAAACCTTTAAGATATCTGAGAGGTATTCTCTTGTGTATAGATCCTTTTTAACAATGGAGCTATCCTCCTATCGTGCCATAAGGGGCCAGGTTATCAGCCCTGTGAGCCTCACATTAAAAATAGTAGATGAGAATGACAAACCGATAGTTTATAATGATGAAATACGGGCGCTCGCCTTTTCTTTTATTCAGAAAAGGGTGAATGCCCAGTATATGGAGTTGAAAGAAAAGAATGATAAGGCCTTTGTATGGGTTGATGATCCTGGCCTTGAATTTATTTTTAGTGCCATGTGTGGCTATGACAATATCAAAGCAAAGAAAGAGTTGATGGACTTTTTTAATGGTATCAATGGGGCAAGGGGGCTGCACCTCTGTGGCAAGCCTGACTGGGATTTTTTACTTTCCCTGAACAATATAGAGATGATATCCTTCAATGCATACGCCTTTGGAGATGTTTTTGTTACATATGATAAAGTAAAGGATCTTGTGGAGAGAGGAAACATTATCAGCTGGGGTATAGTGCCAACCTGTTACGAAGACTTTTCAAAAGAAGATATAAGTAATCTGGCAAGAAGACTTGAGGGAATGTGGGGTGTATTGGAAAGAAGAGGGCTGGATATGGGAACGATTATTCAAAATAGTCTGCTTGCCCCTGCAACATGTAATTTACTGAATCCGGATAAGACGGTTACAGTTGAAAAATCCTTTGAGCTATTAAATGAACTCTCATATTATTTAAAAGAGAGATATGTACAATGAATAAAATCCATGTGGTTTGTAAAAGAAGGAAAGAAGATGCAACAAGAATTGCAGGGGAGCTTATAGAAGCATTTGGTAAGCATAACAATATCTTTGTGGATGAAGAATCGGCAAGGTTATTGGGTTATGAGAAATATTTTGAAATGGAACATGTTGGCGAGGGGGCTAATTTTATTGTGGTCCTCGGTGGGGATGGAACATTGCTCAGTATCTCGAGGCAACTGAGAGGGAAGGATGTGCCCATCCTTGGAGTAAATTTAGGAGGACTTGGTTTCTTAACGGAGATTTCTGTGGAAGAGCTGCCCACAATGGTTGAACAGGTGTTGAGAGGTAAGTACGGTATCTCCAGGAGGATAATGCTAAATGTAAAGGTAGAGAGGGAGAATGATGAGATATTCGAATTTACGGTTTTAAATGATGCAGTCATCACGAAAGATGCCCTCGCGAGGATTATCGATATAGAGACATATGTGAACGGAGAGTATTTAACAACCTATAAAGCCGATGGACTCATATTTTCCACTCCCACAGGTTCTACCGGTTATTCCCTTTCAGCAGGGGGGCCAATCCTTTACCCCTCTTTGAGGAATATTATTATTACACCTATTTGTCCCCACATGCTTACAAATAGACCTATCGTGCTTCCTGGAGATGTGGCTATCAGGGTGGTACTGCAATCAAGAGAAGAGAGGGTTGTTCTGACCCTTGATGGGCAGATTGGATTCCCATTAGAATATGGAGATGAGATTGAGGTGAGGGAATCTCCTCACACGGTAAGTCTTATTAAGTCTTCATCAAGAGGATACTTTGAGATATTAAGAACAAAATTGAAATGGGGTGAAAGGTAACTATGCTTGCCTTTCTTAAGGTGAAAGGTTTTGCCATAATAGATGAATTACAGGTTGAATTTGGAGAAGGTTTCAATGTGATCACAGGAGAGACAGGGGCAGGAAAATCAATAATAATAAATGCCCTCTCAACGCTGATGAATGCGAAGACATCTGCCGACATGATAAGAAGCAGTGCACAGCAAGCTGAGGTTACAGGACATTTTTTCTATGGTAATAAAGAATACATTTTAAAGAGAATCATTAATATATCTGGCAGATCAAGGGCCTTTTTAAATGATGAACCTGCGACATTGAACAGGTTAGAAGAAACAGGGAATATGCTGATAAATATTTACGGTCAAAATGAGTTTCAGTATCTTCTTGACAAGGATAGTTATATTGGGATGATAGATAGCCTCCTTGCCCTTAATAAGGAAAGGGAATCGCTTACTGAGAAGGTAGAAATGTTACAGAAAATGAGGATGGAGCTGGAAACGAAGAAGAAAGAGGTCGAGGGGAGAGAAAGGGAAATCACCCTTCTTGAGTTTCAGACAGAGGAGATTGAAAGGGAGAATTTAAAGGAAGGGGAAGAAGAAATTATAAAGGAAAGACTGAAAATATTAAGGGATGCGGAAAAGATAAAAAGCAGTTTTGAGGTTATTACGGAAAATATGTATGAAGGCGAAAATTCAGTACAGATCAATTTTAAAAGGTTTATTAATTTACTCAAGCCCTTCAGCAATATCGAAAAAATGGAAAGTTTGAAAAAAAGAATTGAATCAATATCGTTTGATGTTGAGGATCTACTGATGGAAATAAAGGATATAGAAAAAAGGCTGTCTTATGACACCGATGAGCTTAAGGGTCTTGAAGAGAGGTTATCAAGGATTTATGAGCTCAAGAGCAAATATGGAAAAACATACAGTGATATAAAACAATTTGAAGAATCAGCTAAAAAGAGGCTTGCGTACCTTGCAACGCTTTCAGAGGATATAGGATCTCTTGAAAAGGTAAGGGGCATGCTTGAGGATGAGGTTTTGAAAATTGCAGATAAACTTTCGGCGGAGAGAAAAAGGGGCACGAGAGCGATTGAAAAGGCAATTATTGATGAACTCAGCTTTCTTTCCATGAAGGGATCGATGTTTAAGGTTGCAATAACGGACAAAGGTAGTATTGATAAAAATGGCAGGGACGATATAGAGCTAATGATAAGTACAAACCCAGGGGAGCCATTGAAACCTCTAAGAAAGGTAGCGTCCGGAGGGGAGTTGTCGAGGATTATGCTTGCAATTAAGAGGGTAATTGGTGGCGAAGAGGAAAAGACCCTCATATTCGATGAGGTTGATGCTGGTATTGGCGGGAGGGTTGCAGATCTGGTAGGCAAAAGATTGAAAAACCTTGCAAGGAAACATCAGGTCATATGTATAACACATCTTCCCCAGATAGCAACCTACGGCGATCATCACTTTCTGGTAGAAAAATATTATACACATAGGACCACAAAAGCGGGGATAAAGAGGCTTTCGGATGATGAAAGGATAACTGAAATAGCAAGAATGATAGGTGGCACAACAATTACAGAGAAAACATTACAAAGGGCTGAGGAGATGTTGCGTAATGCTTAGAAAAGCAGGTATCGAGGATATGAAGAAAATACACGGTATCATTAATTTTTCTGCATCCCGTGGGGAGATGCTGCCGAGATCACTCGGTGAACTATACGATAATATGCGGGATTACTTTGTTTATGAAGAAAATGGAAATATTCTGGGAACGTGTGCATTACATATATGCTGGGAGGATCTTGCAGAGGTCAGGTCGCTCTGTGTGGTTGAATCGTCAAGGAAAAAAGGCATTGGGAAAATGCTTGTTAATGCCTGCCTTGAAGAAGCAAAAAGGTTTAATATAGGAAGAATATTTCTCCTCACCTATCAGGAGGAGTTTTTTAAAAAATGTGGTTTCACACCGGTTGACAAAAAAGAGCTTCCACAAAAAATATGGTCTGATTGCATAAAATGTCCTAAATTTCCCGAATGTGATGAGGTAGCAATGATACTAAATCTATACCCTATCCCCTAACCCCCTATACCCTATGCCTTATACCCTGTACCCTATACCCTATTATTAGAGGGACAACATGGAAAGTGAGCAAATAGAAATTAGAATCAGGGGCAGCTTTGACAGTTATGAACTCTTCTTCTTGAAGGAAAAGACTAAAAGATATGAGAGTAGGGATAAAGAACTGTATGGGGTTGAACTCAAAGAAGAAGAAGGCATTGCCTTAAGGGGTATTAAGAATAACAGGATGGTCTTTTCATACACGTATGATAAGGGGGATAAAGGGATTGCTACATTACTTGAGAATACAAAAATGCTTATGCCTTTTGCCGAAGATGATAAAGATATAGGTTTTCCAGGGCGATATGATAATTACCCATTCCTTGAATTGTATGATTATGAAGGGTTAAGGGTTGATGATACACAGAAAATTTCTTTGCTTTTGGAAATGGAAAAGACCATGTTGGATTATGACAGGAGGATCGTAACAACAAGGAATTGTGGATTGCAGGAGACCGAGATCCAGACCAGGATTATAAATTCAAGGGGACTGAAAGCAGAGGGTAAGAAAACCCTGTATACCCTTTTTGCCCTGTGTGTTGCAAAGGATGAAGACGAAGTTCCATGGTATGATTGGTCATGGGCCCACTCATTAAATAAAATTGATGGAAAAGAATTAGGCACGGAGATCGCGCAAAAAGCAATTTCTTTTCTTTTTAGCAAGCAGATAAGCACTGGAATATATGAAGGGATTTTGACCCCCCAGGCTTCATGTGAAATGCTGGGTATACTTTCAAGTTCTTTTCTTTCTGAAAGCCTTTACAAAAATAAGACAATGCTAAAAGATAAAACAGGAACAAGGTATTTTTCGGATGTTATAAATATTATTGATTCAGGCAAAGAAGGGATGGGCAGTTTTCCCTTTGATGGGGAAGGTGTGCTATCAGAGGAGAATATCCTTGTAAGGGATGGGTATTTTGAAGGGTTTCTTTATGATACTTACTATGGAAGGAAGTTTCGGAAGATATCAACAGGTAATGGGGTGAGAAGAGGGGTTAAGGAGCCACCTGCATGTGCTCCAAGAGGTTTTTTTATTGAGAGAGGCAAAAGAGACATAAAGGGAGCCATGACAGATGGCATTGTTATCGAGGAACTTATGGGGACGCATACTGCGAATCCTATTACTGGAGACTTTTCACTCGGTGCAGTCGGCCACCTTTATAAAAACGGTATAAAGACGCCCTTTAAAGGGGTGATCTTTTCAGGGAATATATTTGAACTACTGAACAATGTCAAAGAGGTTGGAACAGATTTGATGTTCTATGGAACC comes from Pseudomonadota bacterium and encodes:
- a CDS encoding N-acetyltransferase; translation: MLRKAGIEDMKKIHGIINFSASRGEMLPRSLGELYDNMRDYFVYEENGNILGTCALHICWEDLAEVRSLCVVESSRKKGIGKMLVNACLEEAKRFNIGRIFLLTYQEEFFKKCGFTPVDKKELPQKIWSDCIKCPKFPECDEVAMILNLYPIP
- a CDS encoding TldD/PmbA family protein — encoded protein: MESEQIEIRIRGSFDSYELFFLKEKTKRYESRDKELYGVELKEEEGIALRGIKNNRMVFSYTYDKGDKGIATLLENTKMLMPFAEDDKDIGFPGRYDNYPFLELYDYEGLRVDDTQKISLLLEMEKTMLDYDRRIVTTRNCGLQETEIQTRIINSRGLKAEGKKTLYTLFALCVAKDEDEVPWYDWSWAHSLNKIDGKELGTEIAQKAISFLFSKQISTGIYEGILTPQASCEMLGILSSSFLSESLYKNKTMLKDKTGTRYFSDVINIIDSGKEGMGSFPFDGEGVLSEENILVRDGYFEGFLYDTYYGRKFRKISTGNGVRRGVKEPPACAPRGFFIERGKRDIKGAMTDGIVIEELMGTHTANPITGDFSLGAVGHLYKNGIKTPFKGVIFSGNIFELLNNVKEVGTDLMFYGTFGSPSLFIEGIKISGK
- a CDS encoding NAD(+)/NADH kinase encodes the protein MEHVGEGANFIVVLGGDGTLLSISRQLRGKDVPILGVNLGGLGFLTEISVEELPTMVEQVLRGKYGISRRIMLNVKVERENDEIFEFTVLNDAVITKDALARIIDIETYVNGEYLTTYKADGLIFSTPTGSTGYSLSAGGPILYPSLRNIIITPICPHMLTNRPIVLPGDVAIRVVLQSREERVVLTLDGQIGFPLEYGDEIEVRESPHTVSLIKSSSRGYFEILRTKLKWGER
- a CDS encoding DNA repair protein RecN produces the protein MLAFLKVKGFAIIDELQVEFGEGFNVITGETGAGKSIIINALSTLMNAKTSADMIRSSAQQAEVTGHFFYGNKEYILKRIINISGRSRAFLNDEPATLNRLEETGNMLINIYGQNEFQYLLDKDSYIGMIDSLLALNKERESLTEKVEMLQKMRMELETKKKEVEGREREITLLEFQTEEIERENLKEGEEEIIKERLKILRDAEKIKSSFEVITENMYEGENSVQINFKRFINLLKPFSNIEKMESLKKRIESISFDVEDLLMEIKDIEKRLSYDTDELKGLEERLSRIYELKSKYGKTYSDIKQFEESAKKRLAYLATLSEDIGSLEKVRGMLEDEVLKIADKLSAERKRGTRAIEKAIIDELSFLSMKGSMFKVAITDKGSIDKNGRDDIELMISTNPGEPLKPLRKVASGGELSRIMLAIKRVIGGEEEKTLIFDEVDAGIGGRVADLVGKRLKNLARKHQVICITHLPQIATYGDHHFLVEKYYTHRTTKAGIKRLSDDERITEIARMIGGTTITEKTLQRAEEMLRNA